The following proteins are encoded in a genomic region of Hyalangium minutum:
- a CDS encoding protein phosphatase 2C domain-containing protein, whose product MLPPFDIAAASVIGREHARAGRNNQDAFSLLAQGEVLAAVVADGCGSGAHSEVGAQLGARCVAQAVLAVVAEGVSVESPEFLEAVRARVLKFLTGLNEQFGGSLVGEHLLFTVVGTVVTPVHTLVFSAGDGLWALNGEVHSLGPFPNNAPPYLAYGLLSPGAVPLERQALVPTSDVMALMLGTDGAGDLSKLAETKVPERDEPVGPLSQYWTDERYFQNPDALRRRLALLGRESVRADFTAHRLVRTPSLLADDTTLIVLRRRMGRA is encoded by the coding sequence ATGCTTCCTCCGTTCGATATCGCTGCTGCCTCCGTGATTGGCCGTGAGCACGCGCGTGCGGGCCGCAACAACCAGGATGCGTTCAGCCTGCTGGCGCAGGGCGAGGTGCTCGCGGCGGTGGTGGCGGACGGGTGCGGCAGCGGGGCGCACAGCGAGGTGGGGGCGCAGCTGGGAGCGCGGTGCGTGGCGCAGGCCGTGCTCGCGGTGGTGGCCGAGGGCGTATCCGTGGAGTCGCCTGAGTTCCTCGAGGCCGTGCGAGCCCGGGTGTTGAAGTTCCTGACGGGCCTCAACGAGCAGTTCGGAGGCTCGCTGGTGGGCGAGCACCTCTTGTTCACGGTGGTGGGGACGGTGGTGACGCCCGTGCACACGCTGGTGTTCTCCGCGGGGGATGGGCTGTGGGCGCTGAATGGGGAGGTGCATTCGCTGGGGCCCTTCCCGAACAACGCGCCGCCATACCTGGCCTATGGGCTGCTGTCGCCGGGGGCGGTGCCGCTGGAGCGCCAGGCGCTGGTTCCGACCTCGGACGTGATGGCGCTGATGCTGGGCACGGATGGCGCGGGGGACCTGTCGAAGCTCGCGGAGACGAAGGTGCCGGAGCGGGACGAGCCGGTGGGACCGCTGTCGCAGTACTGGACGGACGAGCGCTACTTCCAGAACCCGGATGCGCTGCGGCGGCGGCTCGCGCTGCTGGGCCGCGAGTCCGTGCGAGCGGACTTCACGGCGCACCGGCTGGTGCGCACGCCGTCGCTGCTGGCGGATGACACCACGCTGATCGTCCTGCGCCGTCGCATGGGGAGGGCCTGA
- a CDS encoding PEGA domain-containing protein, whose protein sequence is MLSTSMNKIWVCAGFILSLTVQAAPRRLVVASGECKDAELTSHARAFLGALKARQDQEVMTPEAFAERLFPSSKGSFEDLQRQLDAAQDHFYEARYARAEQAVNDALREISRLPAGEAHWKLYTHAQLLHGLNYRSMGKVKESDAAFRNVLRLQPDYKLDPALYAPSIRQAFEKVRGEVTKGKKVKLSVKSTLSASEVFLDGFKVGQTPLTTDVPAGTYDITVVNGSAVSFPRQLQAQGTDTSVLIDLAYEGSVSASPFPCLASSHKAADNTLNYAVRLGGALGVEEVIVVRLETPTSGPKWFAATVLNVEGGQKVREGGFKTQGLDAPPDSLSALVDFVTTGKAQPNLVVPSTNGKAPWAKSNTGDAPVASSLSPDVSAPGRLPEGVSASSSRSTPGLRTASYVALGAGAAGLVGAGVVRLMAEKDLDALDPHLVNGRIPRDDAEALQLRDSLASKGNLMTGLLIGSGAAIATGTVLFFMSPSHTPPPVSLGVSAGAEGASASVSGSF, encoded by the coding sequence ATGCTCTCCACCTCCATGAACAAGATCTGGGTTTGCGCCGGTTTCATCCTCTCTCTCACCGTCCAGGCGGCACCGCGGCGGCTGGTGGTCGCCAGCGGTGAATGCAAGGACGCCGAGCTCACCAGTCACGCCCGCGCGTTCCTTGGCGCCCTCAAGGCCCGCCAGGACCAGGAGGTCATGACGCCCGAGGCCTTCGCCGAGCGCCTCTTCCCCTCCTCGAAAGGAAGCTTCGAGGACCTTCAGCGACAGCTCGACGCTGCGCAGGACCACTTCTATGAGGCCCGCTACGCCCGCGCCGAGCAGGCCGTGAACGACGCCCTCCGGGAGATCTCCCGCCTGCCCGCGGGCGAGGCGCACTGGAAGCTGTACACCCACGCCCAGCTGCTCCACGGCCTCAACTACCGCTCCATGGGCAAGGTGAAGGAGAGCGATGCCGCGTTCCGCAACGTGCTGCGCCTCCAGCCGGACTACAAGCTCGACCCGGCCCTCTACGCTCCCTCCATCCGTCAGGCCTTCGAGAAGGTGCGCGGCGAAGTCACCAAGGGCAAGAAGGTGAAGCTCTCGGTGAAGTCCACCCTGTCCGCCTCGGAGGTCTTCCTCGATGGCTTCAAGGTGGGGCAGACCCCGCTCACCACTGATGTCCCCGCCGGCACCTACGACATCACCGTGGTGAATGGCTCCGCCGTCAGCTTCCCCCGGCAGCTTCAGGCTCAGGGGACCGACACCTCGGTGCTCATCGACCTCGCCTACGAGGGCTCTGTCTCGGCCAGCCCGTTCCCGTGCCTCGCCTCCAGCCACAAGGCGGCTGACAACACGCTCAACTATGCCGTTCGCCTCGGTGGCGCGCTCGGAGTCGAGGAAGTCATTGTCGTGCGCCTCGAGACGCCCACCAGTGGCCCCAAGTGGTTCGCCGCCACCGTGCTCAATGTCGAGGGCGGCCAGAAAGTCCGCGAGGGCGGCTTCAAGACCCAAGGTCTGGATGCGCCTCCGGACTCGCTCTCGGCGCTCGTGGACTTCGTCACCACCGGTAAGGCTCAGCCCAACCTCGTCGTGCCCAGCACCAACGGCAAGGCGCCTTGGGCCAAGTCGAACACGGGCGATGCGCCCGTGGCCTCGTCGCTCTCGCCGGATGTCTCGGCGCCCGGCCGGCTCCCCGAGGGTGTCTCCGCGTCCTCGTCGCGCTCCACTCCGGGCTTGCGCACTGCCTCGTATGTGGCGCTGGGCGCGGGCGCCGCGGGCCTCGTGGGCGCTGGCGTCGTGCGGCTCATGGCCGAGAAGGATCTCGATGCTCTCGATCCACACCTCGTCAACGGCCGCATCCCCCGGGACGACGCAGAGGCCCTCCAGCTTCGGGACTCGCTCGCCTCCAAGGGCAACCTGATGACCGGGCTCCTCATCGGCTCGGGGGCCGCGATCGCCACGGGCACCGTGCTCTTCTTCATGTCCCCGTCCCACACTCCGCCGCCGGTGAGCCTGGGCGTCTCGGCCGGGGCCGAGGGTGCATCAGCCTCGGTGTCCGGTTCGTTCTGA
- a CDS encoding NUDIX hydrolase → MSYTYEYPRPALTVDCVVFGMDEEDLKVLLIKRGQEPFAGKWALPGGFVRMEESLEAAARRELEEEAGIRPNHLEQLYSFGEPGRDPRGRVVTVAYFALVKLTDHRVEASTDASEAAWFSVWDTPKLAFDHADVLGTALQRLKGKVRYQPIGFELLPPKFTLTQLQRLYEIILERQLDKRNFRKKILAMDLLEELDEVEQDVSHRAARLYRFDHKKYKQLEKAGFNFEL, encoded by the coding sequence GTGAGCTACACCTACGAGTACCCCCGGCCCGCCTTGACGGTGGACTGCGTGGTGTTCGGGATGGATGAGGAGGACCTGAAGGTGCTGCTCATCAAGCGTGGGCAGGAGCCGTTCGCGGGGAAGTGGGCCCTGCCTGGCGGTTTCGTGCGGATGGAGGAGTCGCTGGAGGCCGCCGCGCGCCGGGAGTTGGAGGAGGAGGCCGGCATCCGCCCCAACCACCTGGAGCAGCTCTACTCCTTCGGAGAGCCCGGGAGAGACCCGCGGGGTCGCGTCGTCACCGTGGCGTACTTCGCCCTGGTGAAGTTGACCGACCACCGGGTCGAGGCCTCGACGGACGCGAGCGAGGCGGCCTGGTTCTCCGTCTGGGACACGCCGAAGCTGGCGTTCGATCACGCGGACGTGCTGGGCACGGCGCTGCAGCGGCTCAAGGGCAAGGTGCGCTACCAGCCCATCGGCTTCGAGCTGCTGCCGCCCAAGTTCACCCTGACGCAGCTCCAGCGCCTGTACGAGATCATCCTGGAGCGGCAGCTGGATAAGCGGAACTTCCGCAAGAAGATCCTCGCGATGGATTTGCTGGAGGAGCTCGACGAGGTGGAGCAGGACGTCTCGCACCGGGCCGCGCGCCTCTATCGGTTCGACCACAAGAAGTACAAGCAGCTCGAGAAGGCTGGCTTCAACTTCGAGCTGTAA
- a CDS encoding Ig-like domain-containing protein, whose product MLKRNWLHALAVMACALTLTACGGSDDNECTTTSDCKGTPPSGQVYQCINNTCQLRPVPTPTCSPECASNEVCDGSSGTGVCKTCTATQGCTSPLVCDTAANGGKGVCRACSDTSNNGTDQGCSAAAPVCDPAGNNGVGVCKACQDTASGGAVDSGCSVSTPMCNPAANNGAGLCTACVDSAEGNGQDLGCSTSSPVCDPTSASGVGACKTCLDSATGTDTDTGCTAAAPLCNTSANGGRGVCTACRDTATGTGTDSGCADTAPICDPTANNGAGACKSCVDSATGTGTDTGCGATTPLCDATGNNGAGACKACLDNATGTGTDLGCTSLAALCDPAAASGVGACRACLNTSSSSADLGCSAPTDICDTAANNSVGACKVCLGDNEGCSGNQTCNAAGTACEGCADDSECSNPSTPVCKPPPPVSICVECTTNANCAATRPVCDSATNFCGCTSDEQCASAPGNTDYCDTTVNNSRGQCTECLTDAHCAGNPSRKFCDNRMACIQCRGNADCSVGQVCNASKSCQADPAVDPAATSAQIQAFLDAPVGTLTPPLTISNGFVTYIKPLVGTDDAGFFVQAQPDGPAMFVAVDATTHQLQVGDRITFSVGAVTALSGGLEAATSITNLTIGSRGHPVQNLNTATPAGLAADRSSASDLQTNVIAGYESELVRLTGTIASALNASGTGHVGYNITTAGMTTAAGTFRLRVPDTFPDALDIVQTCNFTLKAGPVWRFTSGTTPVNQSQPSAYYVSDLTFFGCPAPKVLTAAARSLTQVVLTFDRRIDPSTVLSNGSQFTFSNGLTASAVQVTARQISLTTSEQTAGADYTVTVADTVKDLNGTGVAAPTNTATFRGYRVPATLRISEVGPTMASNADMVELVAVTAGTVDGFLLQQDINSPVTLSTFPNASVAAGDIIVVHIAPPAGYASETTGKAQFPASATPINYDTAWDFAGGTTGITYSSRLIVLKDSAGTIQDAVPFANTTGTPPAAFVGNLQALQAAGQWLPADCGGNPCTFTTVPSALDVAADWTGLPSSNADRTSNTVRRITANDTNMRADWGVGAPTWGAPNP is encoded by the coding sequence ATGTTGAAGCGCAACTGGCTCCACGCGCTCGCCGTCATGGCGTGCGCGCTGACACTCACCGCATGTGGCGGCAGTGACGACAACGAGTGCACGACCACATCGGACTGTAAGGGGACCCCGCCCTCAGGCCAGGTGTATCAGTGCATCAATAACACCTGTCAGCTGAGACCCGTCCCGACGCCGACGTGCTCGCCCGAGTGCGCCAGCAACGAAGTATGTGACGGCAGCTCCGGCACGGGCGTATGTAAAACGTGCACGGCGACCCAGGGATGTACCTCGCCGCTGGTCTGCGACACGGCGGCCAACGGCGGCAAGGGCGTGTGCCGTGCCTGCTCGGACACCTCGAACAATGGGACGGACCAGGGCTGCTCGGCGGCCGCTCCTGTGTGTGACCCGGCGGGTAACAACGGCGTGGGCGTGTGCAAGGCCTGCCAGGACACCGCCAGCGGCGGCGCCGTGGACTCGGGCTGTTCGGTGAGCACTCCCATGTGCAACCCGGCGGCCAACAATGGCGCGGGCCTCTGCACGGCCTGCGTGGACTCGGCGGAGGGCAACGGGCAGGACCTGGGCTGCTCCACGAGCTCTCCGGTGTGCGACCCCACCTCGGCCAGCGGCGTGGGCGCGTGCAAGACGTGCCTGGACTCGGCCACCGGCACCGACACCGACACCGGCTGCACCGCCGCGGCGCCCCTGTGCAACACCTCGGCGAACGGCGGCAGGGGCGTGTGCACCGCCTGCCGTGACACCGCGACGGGCACCGGCACCGACTCGGGCTGCGCCGACACGGCCCCCATCTGTGACCCAACGGCCAACAATGGCGCGGGCGCGTGCAAGTCCTGCGTGGACTCGGCCACCGGCACCGGCACCGACACGGGCTGCGGCGCCACCACGCCGCTGTGCGACGCGACGGGCAACAACGGCGCGGGCGCCTGCAAGGCCTGCCTCGACAACGCGACGGGCACGGGCACGGACCTGGGCTGCACGAGCTTGGCGGCGCTGTGTGACCCCGCGGCGGCCAGCGGCGTGGGCGCGTGCCGGGCGTGCTTGAACACCTCGAGCAGCTCCGCGGACCTGGGCTGCTCGGCGCCGACCGACATCTGCGACACGGCGGCCAACAACAGCGTGGGCGCGTGCAAGGTGTGCCTGGGCGACAACGAGGGCTGCTCGGGCAACCAGACGTGCAACGCCGCAGGCACCGCCTGCGAGGGCTGCGCGGACGACAGCGAGTGCTCCAACCCCTCCACGCCCGTCTGCAAGCCGCCTCCTCCGGTGTCCATCTGCGTCGAGTGCACCACCAACGCGAACTGCGCGGCGACCCGGCCCGTGTGTGACTCGGCGACCAATTTCTGTGGCTGCACCTCGGACGAGCAGTGCGCCTCGGCCCCGGGCAACACGGACTACTGCGACACCACGGTGAACAACAGCCGCGGCCAGTGCACGGAGTGCCTCACGGACGCCCACTGCGCCGGGAATCCCTCCCGCAAGTTCTGTGACAACCGCATGGCGTGCATCCAGTGCCGCGGCAACGCGGACTGCTCGGTGGGCCAGGTGTGCAACGCATCCAAGTCCTGCCAGGCCGATCCGGCCGTGGATCCGGCCGCGACCAGCGCGCAGATCCAGGCGTTCCTCGACGCGCCCGTCGGCACGCTCACCCCGCCCCTCACCATCTCGAACGGCTTCGTGACCTACATCAAGCCGCTGGTGGGCACGGATGATGCGGGCTTCTTCGTCCAGGCGCAGCCGGACGGCCCGGCGATGTTCGTGGCAGTGGACGCGACGACGCACCAGCTGCAGGTGGGTGACCGCATCACCTTCTCGGTGGGCGCTGTCACAGCGCTCAGCGGTGGCCTGGAGGCGGCGACCTCCATCACCAACCTCACCATTGGCAGCCGGGGCCACCCGGTGCAGAACCTGAACACCGCGACGCCTGCGGGCCTGGCGGCGGACCGCTCCAGCGCCAGTGACCTGCAGACCAACGTGATCGCCGGGTACGAGAGCGAGCTCGTCCGGCTGACGGGCACCATCGCCTCGGCCCTCAACGCGTCGGGCACGGGGCATGTGGGCTACAACATCACCACCGCGGGGATGACGACGGCGGCCGGCACCTTCCGGCTCCGCGTGCCGGACACGTTCCCGGATGCCTTGGACATCGTGCAGACGTGCAACTTCACGCTCAAGGCGGGCCCGGTGTGGCGCTTCACCAGCGGCACCACGCCCGTCAACCAGTCCCAGCCGTCCGCGTACTACGTGTCGGATCTGACCTTCTTCGGCTGCCCAGCTCCGAAGGTGCTGACGGCGGCGGCTCGCTCGCTCACACAGGTGGTGCTGACGTTCGACCGGCGCATCGACCCCTCGACGGTGCTGAGCAACGGGTCTCAGTTCACCTTCTCGAACGGGCTCACGGCGAGCGCGGTCCAGGTCACCGCGCGGCAAATCTCCCTGACGACGAGCGAGCAGACGGCCGGCGCGGACTACACGGTCACCGTGGCGGACACCGTCAAGGATCTGAACGGCACGGGCGTGGCGGCACCGACGAACACGGCCACCTTCCGCGGCTACCGGGTTCCGGCCACCCTGCGCATCTCCGAGGTCGGTCCCACCATGGCGAGCAACGCAGACATGGTGGAGCTGGTGGCGGTCACCGCGGGCACGGTGGATGGCTTCCTGCTGCAGCAGGACATCAACTCGCCGGTGACGCTGTCCACCTTCCCCAACGCGAGCGTGGCCGCCGGTGACATCATCGTCGTGCACATCGCCCCGCCGGCGGGCTACGCGAGCGAGACGACCGGGAAGGCGCAGTTCCCCGCCAGCGCCACCCCCATCAACTACGACACGGCGTGGGACTTCGCGGGAGGGACCACGGGCATCACCTACTCGAGCCGGTTGATCGTGCTCAAGGACTCGGCGGGCACCATCCAGGATGCCGTCCCGTTCGCGAACACCACGGGCACGCCGCCCGCGGCGTTCGTCGGCAACCTCCAGGCGCTCCAGGCCGCGGGCCAGTGGCTCCCGGCGGACTGCGGTGGCAACCCGTGCACGTTCACCACCGTGCCCTCGGCCCTCGATGTGGCGGCGGATTGGACGGGATTGCCGAGCTCGAACGCGGACAGGACGAGCAACACGGTCCGTCGCATCACCGCGAACGACACCAACATGCGGGCCGACTGGGGCGTGGGGGCTCCGACCTGGGGCGCGCCCAACCCGTAG
- a CDS encoding diacylglycerol/lipid kinase family protein — protein MNVAVLVNLRSRRGSEVMGGLVQRFLPRARVALTRSVDEARDWIDQQLRPNMPSLLLAGGGDGTITGLLNELRAQGLALPAIGVLPMGTGNAWAHVTGAPRPAKALQQLAAYGERLPPLRPFSLVRVEGRLAPFAGTGWDAEMIQDFKSQLASAGPLRGTQSGLRGYLGAMFTRTIPRHVLGGKGPEVSVYNLGAPVLTVDAQRAIRPLPGGDTGALLYRGPFGVAGAATSPEWGFGFKSFPFAQAMPHRLSVRVYGAGVLEATRNMFKLWRGEHPIPKMHDFLVERVRMDFDREVPFQIAGDVLGMRRSVEFELAEESVQLVDWHRLSALVHA, from the coding sequence ATGAACGTCGCCGTTCTCGTCAACCTTCGTTCACGCCGGGGCTCCGAAGTCATGGGGGGCCTCGTGCAGCGCTTCCTCCCCCGGGCCCGCGTGGCCCTCACCCGCTCCGTGGATGAGGCCCGCGACTGGATCGACCAGCAGCTGCGCCCCAACATGCCCTCGCTGCTGCTCGCGGGCGGAGGGGACGGCACCATCACCGGCCTGTTGAACGAGCTGCGCGCGCAGGGCTTGGCGCTCCCGGCGATCGGCGTGCTGCCGATGGGCACGGGCAATGCGTGGGCCCATGTCACCGGCGCGCCCCGTCCCGCCAAGGCTCTCCAGCAGCTCGCCGCGTACGGTGAGCGCCTGCCGCCGCTGCGTCCCTTCAGCCTTGTCCGCGTCGAGGGCCGCCTGGCGCCCTTCGCGGGCACCGGCTGGGACGCGGAGATGATCCAGGACTTCAAGAGCCAGCTGGCCTCCGCGGGTCCGCTGCGCGGCACTCAGTCGGGCCTGCGCGGCTACCTCGGGGCCATGTTCACGCGCACCATTCCCCGGCACGTGCTTGGCGGGAAGGGCCCGGAGGTGTCCGTGTACAACCTCGGGGCGCCGGTGCTCACGGTGGACGCCCAGCGAGCCATCCGCCCGCTGCCCGGCGGCGATACGGGAGCTCTGCTGTACCGAGGCCCCTTTGGCGTCGCAGGGGCCGCCACCTCGCCCGAGTGGGGCTTTGGCTTCAAGTCCTTCCCGTTCGCGCAGGCCATGCCGCACCGGCTCTCGGTGCGCGTGTACGGCGCCGGAGTGCTCGAGGCCACGCGCAACATGTTCAAGCTGTGGCGCGGTGAGCACCCCATTCCCAAGATGCACGACTTCCTCGTGGAGCGGGTGCGCATGGACTTCGACCGCGAGGTGCCGTTTCAAATCGCTGGGGACGTGCTCGGGATGCGCCGCTCGGTGGAGTTCGAGCTGGCCGAGGAGAGCGTCCAGCTCGTGGACTGGCACCGGCTGTCGGCGCTCGTGCACGCCTGA
- a CDS encoding IgA Peptidase M64, with amino-acid sequence MRFLLALLVATSASAATPRTFRVDYFHTGNASEERFSLDRLVLEPLPWPGNPSRPIDETNLGKYLFEVRDIATNRLLYSRGFASIYGEWETTPEAKDSNRTFHESFRFPAPEKPVQVLLKKRDAQNVFHERWSLTVDPRDMFVDPSSPPSPGALLPILKSGPSEQKVDLLILGDGYTAQERPKFEKDARRLADILFTFSPFKERKGDFNVWGLMPPSAESGISRPSTGLHRRSPVGATYDAFGSERYVLTFDNRAFRDIASFAPYDVVEILVNGNTYGGGGIFNLYGTVAADSLWSPYVFVHEFGHHFAGLADEYYTSESAYLPAEDRPEPWERNVTALKDPAQLKWKALVQASTPLPTPWDKDAYETHARQVQQQRKQIRSERRPESEMDALFTSQRDWEEKFLGSQKFAGKVGAFEGAMYEARGYYRPQVDCVMFTRDRVPFCSVCQQALSEVIDLYAGKPGRSGAPSP; translated from the coding sequence ATGCGCTTCCTGCTCGCCTTGCTGGTGGCCACCAGCGCCTCCGCCGCCACTCCCCGCACCTTCCGCGTCGACTACTTCCACACCGGTAACGCCTCCGAGGAGCGCTTCAGCCTCGACCGGCTCGTCCTCGAGCCGCTGCCGTGGCCCGGCAACCCCTCGCGCCCCATCGACGAGACCAACCTCGGCAAGTACCTCTTCGAGGTGAGGGACATCGCCACCAACCGGCTGCTGTACTCGCGTGGCTTCGCCTCCATCTATGGCGAGTGGGAGACCACTCCCGAGGCCAAGGACTCGAACCGCACCTTCCACGAGTCCTTCCGCTTCCCCGCCCCCGAGAAGCCCGTCCAGGTGCTCCTCAAGAAGCGCGACGCGCAGAACGTGTTCCACGAGCGCTGGTCCCTCACCGTGGACCCCAGGGACATGTTCGTGGATCCGTCCTCGCCGCCCTCGCCCGGAGCGCTGCTCCCCATCCTCAAGAGCGGGCCGTCCGAGCAGAAGGTGGACCTGCTCATCCTCGGCGATGGCTACACCGCGCAGGAGCGCCCCAAGTTCGAGAAGGACGCCCGGCGGCTCGCGGACATCCTCTTCACCTTCTCGCCCTTCAAGGAGCGCAAGGGCGACTTCAACGTCTGGGGCCTCATGCCCCCCTCCGCCGAGTCCGGCATCTCCCGGCCCTCCACCGGCCTCCACCGCCGCTCGCCCGTGGGCGCCACCTATGACGCGTTCGGCAGCGAGCGCTACGTCCTCACGTTCGACAACCGCGCGTTCCGCGACATCGCCTCGTTCGCGCCTTACGACGTGGTGGAGATTCTGGTGAACGGGAACACCTACGGAGGCGGCGGCATCTTCAACCTCTATGGCACCGTGGCCGCCGACAGCCTCTGGTCCCCCTACGTCTTCGTCCACGAGTTCGGCCACCACTTCGCGGGCCTCGCGGACGAGTACTACACCTCCGAGTCCGCCTACCTGCCCGCCGAGGACCGCCCCGAGCCCTGGGAGCGCAACGTCACCGCGCTCAAGGACCCCGCCCAGCTGAAGTGGAAGGCGCTGGTGCAGGCCAGCACGCCCCTGCCCACGCCGTGGGACAAGGACGCCTACGAGACGCACGCGCGCCAGGTGCAGCAGCAGCGCAAGCAGATCCGCTCCGAGCGCCGCCCCGAGTCCGAGATGGATGCCCTCTTCACCTCACAGCGCGACTGGGAGGAGAAGTTCCTCGGCTCGCAGAAGTTCGCCGGCAAGGTGGGCGCCTTCGAGGGCGCCATGTACGAGGCCCGTGGCTACTACCGCCCCCAGGTGGACTGCGTGATGTTCACTCGGGATCGCGTGCCTTTCTGCTCCGTGTGCCAGCAGGCGCTCTCCGAAGTCATCGACTTGTACGCCGGAAAACCCGGCAGGTCCGGCGCGCCCAGTCCCTGA